One Vibrio campbellii CAIM 519 = NBRC 15631 = ATCC 25920 genomic window carries:
- a CDS encoding serine/threonine-protein kinase, with product MLDEYSIHLKRQGFDLLEDIGSGLSGKTKKAKQSSLERFVAVKFFDSVFNRNNSELKKKFKREAFILSEAQHPAIPYVITHGEVKCEHDSVPYIVMEYIDGTNLEDYVQKHGVIEQRQVITIATQILDALSLVHSKGVIHRDIKPSNIMLSSTGHAYLIDFSIGFAPSGNTNFTRATRTGDHLGSVEYMSPEQSVDMKNVDRRSDIYSLGLTLCKLLTGTPTPKALDKPELSVPYALRNLINKASEYDANNRYQNVDDILRELKSISGAGHFAINTPSKALCSNLKCPDAQWSPNGYYRGANFTENCIDIHCTSCGDKLTYQCTCGYPIAETRFCGGCGTELFKVPECSSCGSYLKKQDMSKDTSKGCSKCLAKQVLPQPQQPIWGQPQQKPAGMDFDDDIPF from the coding sequence ATGTTGGACGAATATTCAATTCATCTAAAGCGACAAGGCTTTGACTTGCTCGAGGATATTGGAAGTGGACTTTCTGGTAAAACCAAGAAAGCCAAGCAAAGCTCCTTGGAAAGGTTCGTTGCCGTAAAGTTCTTCGATAGTGTATTTAATCGAAACAACTCCGAGCTAAAGAAAAAGTTTAAGAGGGAAGCGTTCATTCTTTCAGAGGCGCAACATCCAGCGATTCCGTATGTCATTACTCATGGCGAAGTTAAATGTGAGCATGATTCGGTTCCATACATCGTTATGGAGTATATCGATGGTACAAATTTGGAAGATTATGTCCAAAAGCACGGTGTAATTGAGCAGCGACAGGTCATCACAATTGCAACTCAGATTCTTGATGCTCTGTCACTTGTGCACTCAAAGGGAGTTATTCATAGAGACATAAAGCCCTCAAACATCATGCTATCGTCAACTGGTCACGCTTACCTGATCGATTTTTCAATTGGCTTTGCGCCTTCTGGAAACACAAACTTTACAAGAGCAACTCGAACTGGGGACCACCTAGGCTCGGTGGAGTACATGTCCCCAGAGCAAAGCGTGGATATGAAAAACGTTGATCGCCGTTCTGATATTTACTCTTTGGGGCTAACACTCTGCAAATTGCTTACGGGTACACCAACGCCCAAAGCGTTGGACAAGCCAGAGCTATCAGTTCCTTATGCTTTACGAAACTTAATTAATAAGGCTTCAGAGTATGACGCCAATAATCGCTATCAAAATGTCGATGACATTTTGAGGGAGCTAAAAAGTATTTCCGGCGCTGGGCATTTCGCAATAAACACGCCAAGCAAAGCACTTTGCTCGAATTTGAAATGTCCAGATGCGCAATGGTCACCAAATGGGTACTACAGGGGAGCTAATTTTACAGAAAACTGCATTGATATTCATTGTACTTCCTGTGGTGACAAACTCACCTATCAATGTACGTGTGGGTACCCGATAGCCGAAACCCGTTTCTGTGGTGGCTGTGGTACAGAGCTATTCAAAGTACCAGAGTGTAGTAGTTGTGGCTCCTATCTAAAGAAACAAGATATGAGCAAAGATACGTCAAAAGGTTGCAGCAAGTGTCTAGCTAAGCAAGTTCTACCACAGCCTCAACAACCTATTTGGGGGCAGCCACAACAGAAACCGGCTGGCATGGACTTTGATGACGATATTCCGTTCTGA
- a CDS encoding GrpB family protein, producing MDKTELIKRLEELGIGLERFTVQLTDYVHKWSEAYELIVSVIAPSLSGVTIYHIGSTAIPGSIAKPIIDIGIAYNDTLTLQQNILALESLGFTCKGEQGVEGRCFFTYYNDNERFDYIHVHAYEKGDSKLRRHIQFRDAHIQNRELLIEYNALKQGLVANGVSRQDYPEAKAAYIQRILSLTS from the coding sequence GTGGATAAAACAGAGTTGATAAAGCGGCTTGAAGAGTTAGGTATAGGGCTAGAGCGTTTTACAGTCCAGCTAACCGATTACGTCCATAAGTGGTCTGAAGCCTATGAGTTGATTGTCAGCGTGATTGCGCCTAGCTTGAGTGGTGTGACTATTTATCATATTGGTAGTACAGCGATCCCAGGCTCAATTGCAAAACCGATAATAGATATAGGTATCGCATATAATGACACTTTAACTTTGCAGCAAAACATTCTAGCGCTCGAATCTCTAGGCTTTACTTGCAAAGGAGAGCAGGGTGTTGAAGGTCGTTGTTTCTTTACATATTACAACGATAACGAACGTTTCGATTATATCCATGTTCATGCTTATGAGAAGGGTGACTCAAAGTTAAGAAGACATATTCAATTTAGAGATGCTCACATTCAAAACCGAGAGTTACTGATCGAGTACAATGCCCTCAAACAGGGCTTAGTTGCAAATGGCGTCAGTAGGCAGGATTATCCTGAGGCTAAAGCAGCTTATATTCAAAGAATATTGTCACTTACATCGTAA